In a single window of the Synechococcus sp. MW101C3 genome:
- the hypB gene encoding hydrogenase nickel incorporation protein HypB translates to MCSHCSCGQPMASVAAAPAPRTLLLRHNLLERNDSNAARNRERFAAAGLLVVNVLSAPGAGKTALLEAVARQWRHGPVGVIVGDLATDNDARRLQAAGARAVQIQTGDLCHLEASLVAGAFDQLDTGDMELLVIENVGNLVCPTAFDLGEQLRIAVLSVTEGEDKPLKYPALFHSADAVVINKTDLAAAVGFDRAAALAHLAAVAPHARLFELSARTGAGLEALLHWLEHQRQGAVPACA, encoded by the coding sequence ATGTGCTCCCACTGCTCCTGCGGCCAGCCGATGGCCAGCGTGGCGGCAGCCCCCGCGCCGCGAACCCTGCTGCTGCGCCACAACCTGCTGGAGCGCAACGACAGCAACGCCGCGCGCAACCGCGAGCGCTTCGCGGCCGCCGGCCTGCTGGTGGTGAATGTGCTCTCGGCCCCCGGCGCCGGCAAAACCGCCCTGCTCGAAGCTGTCGCGCGCCAGTGGCGGCACGGCCCGGTGGGGGTGATCGTGGGCGATCTCGCCACCGACAATGACGCCCGCCGCCTGCAGGCCGCCGGCGCCCGCGCCGTGCAGATCCAGACAGGCGACCTGTGCCACCTGGAAGCGTCGCTGGTGGCGGGAGCCTTTGATCAGCTCGACACCGGCGACATGGAGCTGCTGGTGATCGAGAACGTGGGCAACCTGGTGTGCCCCACCGCCTTCGATCTGGGCGAGCAGCTGCGGATCGCCGTGCTCTCGGTGACCGAAGGGGAAGACAAGCCGCTCAAATACCCGGCCCTGTTCCACTCCGCCGATGCGGTGGTGATCAACAAAACCGATCTCGCCGCGGCCGTGGGCTTCGATCGCGCCGCCGCTCTGGCCCACCTGGCAGCGGTGGCGCCCCACGCCCGCCTCTTCGAACTCTCGGCTCGCACCGGTGCCGGCCTCGAGGCGCTGCTGCACTGGCTGGAGCACCAGCGCCAGGGTGCAGTCCCGGCCTGCGCATGA
- a CDS encoding Ni/Fe hydrogenase subunit alpha yields MDQSPTPPAGTPRTILIDPVTRIEGHAKITIHLDASGSVAAARFHVTEFRGFEAFCAGRPFTEMPALTARICGICPVSHLLASAKAGDQLLAVTIPPAAERLRRLMNLAQIIQSHALSFFHLSSPDFLLGWDCDPARRNVFGLIAADPELARGGIRLRQFGQTVIERLGGRKIHPAWAVAGGVRTPLAAADRDAIRAGLPEAFATTRAALALFKHLLDGPLAAEAAVFGDFPSLFMALVGEGGAWEHYGGRLRLIDGDGTPLGGDLPADGLGAGPFDALLAEAVEPWTYLKFPYYKPLGPEAGSYRVGPLARLNVCDHIGTTGADSELLELRQRGGRVVTSSFHYHLARLIEILAALEAIEALLDDPALGDSHVRARAHLNAFEAVGVSEAPRGTLFHHYRVDGDGLIEAVNLVIATGQNNRAMNRTITQIARHHIQAGPSAGAEGGAETALPEIAEALLNRVEAGIRCFDPCLSCSTHAAGEMPLHVQLLGPGGELLRERWRS; encoded by the coding sequence ATGGACCAGAGCCCCACCCCACCGGCCGGGACACCACGCACGATCCTGATCGATCCGGTCACCCGCATCGAAGGCCACGCCAAGATCACGATCCACCTCGATGCCAGCGGCAGCGTGGCGGCCGCCCGCTTCCATGTGACCGAATTCCGCGGCTTCGAGGCCTTCTGCGCCGGGCGGCCGTTCACGGAGATGCCGGCGCTCACGGCGCGGATCTGCGGCATCTGTCCGGTGAGCCACCTGCTGGCCTCCGCAAAGGCGGGCGACCAGCTGCTGGCGGTGACGATCCCGCCGGCGGCCGAGCGGTTGCGGCGCTTGATGAACCTGGCCCAGATCATCCAGTCGCATGCGCTGTCGTTCTTTCACCTGAGCAGCCCGGATTTCCTGCTCGGCTGGGACTGCGATCCGGCGCGGCGCAACGTGTTCGGCCTGATCGCCGCCGATCCTGAGCTGGCCCGCGGCGGCATCCGGCTGCGTCAGTTTGGCCAGACGGTGATCGAACGGCTGGGCGGGCGGAAGATCCATCCGGCCTGGGCGGTGGCCGGTGGGGTGCGCACCCCCCTCGCCGCCGCCGACCGCGACGCGATCCGTGCGGGGCTGCCTGAGGCTTTCGCCACCACCCGCGCGGCCCTGGCGCTGTTCAAACACCTGCTGGATGGGCCGCTGGCGGCGGAGGCCGCTGTGTTCGGGGACTTTCCTTCTCTTTTTATGGCGTTGGTGGGGGAAGGCGGCGCGTGGGAGCACTACGGCGGCCGCCTGCGCCTGATCGATGGCGACGGCACGCCGCTGGGCGGTGATCTGCCGGCCGATGGCCTGGGTGCCGGGCCGTTCGACGCGTTGCTGGCCGAGGCGGTGGAACCGTGGACCTACCTGAAATTCCCCTACTACAAGCCGCTGGGGCCGGAAGCGGGCAGCTACCGGGTGGGGCCGCTGGCGCGGCTGAACGTGTGCGATCACATCGGCACCACCGGCGCCGACAGCGAACTGCTGGAGCTGCGCCAGCGCGGCGGGCGGGTGGTGACCAGCTCCTTCCATTACCACCTGGCCCGGCTCATCGAGATCCTCGCGGCGCTGGAGGCGATCGAAGCCCTGCTCGATGATCCGGCCCTCGGCGACTCCCATGTGCGCGCTCGCGCCCACCTCAACGCCTTCGAGGCGGTGGGGGTGAGCGAGGCGCCGCGCGGCACGTTGTTCCACCACTACCGGGTGGATGGCGACGGGCTGATCGAGGCGGTGAACCTGGTCATCGCCACCGGGCAGAACAACCGGGCGATGAACCGCACGATCACCCAGATCGCGCGCCACCACATCCAGGCAGGCCCCAGCGCCGGTGCGGAAGGCGGGGCTGAAACCGCCCTGCCGGAGATCGCCGAGGCCCTGCTCAACCGGGTGGAGGCGGGCATCCGCTGCTTCGATCCCTGCCTGTCGTGCTCCACCCATGCCGCCGGCGAAATGCCGCTGCACGTGCAACTGCTCGGCCCCGGCGGGGAACTGCTGCGGGAGCGGTGGCGGTCGTGA
- a CDS encoding hydrogenase maturation protease — MIAAPGGPAPQRRDLLIGWGNDLRQDDGVGLAIAAAVQGWHQRQLTVLATRQLTPELALLLAEARRVLFVDAALAPACPPPGWQLERLAADAAATAAGGPPFSHHASPGALLQLAGQLYGRTPPAWQLLVRAHRCGLGSHLTQATAALLPEALAAVRRWCGDA; from the coding sequence GTGATCGCCGCCCCGGGCGGGCCGGCACCACAGCGGCGCGATCTGCTGATCGGCTGGGGCAATGATCTGCGGCAGGACGACGGCGTGGGCCTGGCCATCGCCGCTGCGGTGCAGGGCTGGCACCAGCGGCAGCTCACCGTGCTGGCCACCCGGCAGCTCACGCCGGAGCTGGCACTGCTGCTGGCCGAGGCCCGCCGGGTGCTGTTCGTGGATGCCGCTCTGGCGCCGGCCTGTCCGCCGCCGGGCTGGCAGCTGGAGCGCTTGGCGGCTGATGCCGCAGCAACGGCGGCCGGGGGCCCGCCCTTCAGTCATCACGCCAGCCCCGGCGCGCTGCTGCAGCTGGCCGGCCAGCTCTATGGCCGCACCCCCCCGGCCTGGCAACTGCTGGTGCGCGCGCACCGCTGCGGGCTGGGCAGCCACCTCACGCAGGCCACCGCCGCCCTGCTGCCCGAGGCCCTGGCGGCGGTGCGGCGCTGGTGCGGCGATGCATGA
- a CDS encoding sodium-dependent bicarbonate transport family permease produces MTFLSDFIPLFLEQVQSPTLGFLIGGIIVAALGSQLAIPDSIYKFISFFLLMKIGLTGGIAIRNSNPTEIFLPALAAVGLGIVIVFIARYTLGKLPGISVPDAVATGGLFGAVSGSTLAAVLPQLDSAKIPYEAWTAALYPFMDIPALVTAIVVASVYLSKKTGNTVEKVQVWPIIKDSLQSSAVTSLLLGVALGILTKPEPVYESFFDPLFRGFLAVLMIIMGMEAAQRMNELRKVAQWFAIYAFISPIVHGFLAFGVGLLIHKFTGFSIGGAVVLAVIAASSSDISGPPTLRAGIPSANPSAYIGASTAIGTPVAIAICIPLFIGIAEVLLGK; encoded by the coding sequence GTGACATTCCTCTCTGACTTCATTCCGCTCTTCCTGGAGCAGGTTCAGTCCCCGACCCTCGGATTCCTGATCGGCGGGATCATCGTTGCCGCACTTGGCAGCCAGCTGGCCATTCCGGATTCGATCTACAAGTTCATCAGCTTCTTCCTGCTGATGAAGATCGGCCTGACGGGCGGCATCGCCATTCGGAACTCCAACCCCACGGAGATTTTTCTCCCGGCGCTCGCGGCCGTGGGGCTAGGCATCGTGATCGTGTTCATCGCTCGATACACCCTCGGGAAACTGCCCGGCATCAGCGTGCCTGACGCCGTGGCCACCGGCGGTCTGTTCGGTGCGGTGAGCGGCTCCACGCTGGCGGCCGTGCTGCCGCAGCTGGATTCCGCCAAGATCCCCTATGAGGCCTGGACGGCGGCCCTGTATCCCTTCATGGACATTCCGGCGCTGGTGACGGCCATCGTGGTGGCCAGTGTCTACCTCTCCAAGAAGACCGGCAACACCGTCGAGAAAGTGCAGGTCTGGCCGATCATCAAGGACAGCCTCCAGAGTTCTGCCGTTACATCTCTTCTTCTGGGCGTGGCCCTCGGCATCCTCACCAAGCCCGAGCCCGTCTATGAGAGCTTCTTCGACCCCCTGTTCCGCGGCTTCCTGGCGGTGCTGATGATCATCATGGGGATGGAAGCTGCTCAGCGTATGAATGAGCTGCGCAAGGTGGCCCAGTGGTTCGCCATCTACGCCTTCATTTCCCCCATCGTGCATGGCTTCCTGGCCTTCGGCGTCGGTCTGCTCATCCACAAGTTCACCGGCTTCAGCATCGGTGGTGCGGTTGTGCTGGCGGTGATCGCCGCCTCCAGCTCGGATATCTCGGGCCCACCCACCCTTCGTGCCGGCATCCCTTCAGCAAACCCCTCGGCCTACATCGGTGCTTCCACAGCCATCGGCACGCCAGTGGCGATCGCCATCTGCATCCCTCTGTTCATCGGGATTGCAGAGGTGCTGCTCGGCAAGTAA
- a CDS encoding oxidoreductase, whose product MKLRLATVWLTGCSGCHMSFLDLDEWLIELAALVEVVFSPIASDVKTYPEHVDVALVEGGVGTSDNLALIRQVRQHTRVLVAFGDCAITSNVPGLRNSHPGADTVLERAYLQLSDSSGCLPQAPGIVPELLEQVLPVQAVVPVDVYLPGCPPPAARIRAVLEALLRGETPVMEGAELIRFG is encoded by the coding sequence ATGAAACTGCGTCTCGCCACCGTGTGGTTGACGGGCTGCTCGGGCTGCCACATGTCGTTTCTCGATCTGGACGAATGGCTGATCGAGCTGGCCGCGCTGGTGGAGGTGGTGTTCTCACCGATCGCCTCCGACGTGAAGACCTACCCGGAGCACGTGGATGTGGCCCTGGTGGAGGGGGGTGTGGGCACCAGCGACAACCTGGCGCTGATCCGGCAGGTGCGGCAGCACACGCGCGTGCTGGTGGCGTTCGGCGACTGCGCCATCACCAGCAACGTGCCCGGCCTGCGCAATTCCCATCCCGGCGCTGACACCGTGCTGGAGCGGGCCTATCTGCAGCTGTCAGACAGCAGCGGCTGCCTGCCGCAGGCACCCGGGATCGTGCCGGAGCTGCTGGAGCAGGTGCTGCCGGTGCAGGCGGTGGTGCCGGTGGACGTGTATCTGCCCGGCTGCCCGCCACCAGCCGCGCGCATCCGCGCCGTGCTGGAGGCGCTGCTGCGGGGCGAGACGCCAGTGATGGAGGGGGCGGAGCTGATCCGCTTCGGCTGA
- a CDS encoding hydrogenase maturation nickel metallochaperone HypA → MHELALMEEVHRIALAAAAAEGAARIHGLRLRVGQRAGVDPDALRFAFEVVMAGGIAEGASLELELSAGRELELIGLDVS, encoded by the coding sequence ATGCATGAACTGGCGCTGATGGAGGAGGTGCACCGGATCGCCCTGGCGGCCGCCGCGGCTGAAGGGGCCGCGCGGATTCATGGGCTGCGCCTGCGGGTGGGGCAACGGGCCGGGGTGGATCCCGACGCGCTGCGTTTCGCCTTTGAGGTGGTGATGGCCGGTGGTATCGCTGAGGGGGCCAGCCTGGAGCTGGAGCTGTCCGCAGGCCGGGAGCTGGAGCTGATCGGACTGGACGTGTCGTGA